The sequence below is a genomic window from Lolium perenne isolate Kyuss_39 chromosome 4, Kyuss_2.0, whole genome shotgun sequence.
ATCCGCGAATTGGCAGGACAAAGGGGACTTTAACATCCCACAAGTTTTCAGACTCCTAAAAGGCTAAAACATCCCAATCGACAACTTCACGGCAACATATTGCCAGCCAGATACAGGGTAACCGTTCCCCTTTCGCCTTCTACCGATGACGCTCAGAACTCCTGGGAGGCCGAGTTGATGTCCACCTTGCCGCCGGCCTTCTTGGGGAGCAGCACCTGGTTGATGTTGGGCagcacgccgccgttggcgatggTCACGGTGCCCAGCAGCTTGCTCAGCTCCTCGTCGTTCCTCACCGCCAGCTGGATGTGCCGCGGCAGGATCCGGGTCTTCTTGTTGTCCCGCGCCGCGTTCCCGGCCAGCTCCAGCACCTGCGTATATACAGAACCGATCAAACCCCCGATTCGAATCACAGAacgaagaacccctcgacgccggaaAAAAAAAAGATCGGATCCGCGTTGACCGTAGGGGGAAGAGGGGGATTGGAAGGTTACCTCGGCGGCGAGGTACTCGAGGACGGCGGAGAGGTAGACGGGGGCGCCGGCGCCGACGCGCTCGGCGTACTTGCCGGCCTTGAGGTACCGCGCGATGCGGCCGACGGGGAACTGGAGCCCGGCCTTGGACGAGCGCGACACCGACTTGGTCGCCTTCGCCTTCCCGCGGCCGCCGCTTCCTCCGGTGGAGCTCATCGTCGATTGGACTTCGGGGGTCTGGAACTGGAAGCTTCTAAACCTTTTCGAGATTGCGGGGGCTGTGGGGCGAGTTTC
It includes:
- the LOC127293113 gene encoding probable histone H2AXa, with translation MSSTGGSGGRGKAKATKSVSRSSKAGLQFPVGRIARYLKAGKYAERVGAGAPVYLSAVLEYLAAEVLELAGNAARDNKKTRILPRHIQLAVRNDEELSKLLGTVTIANGGVLPNINQVLLPKKAGGKVDINSASQEF